The Hippopotamus amphibius kiboko isolate mHipAmp2 chromosome 3, mHipAmp2.hap2, whole genome shotgun sequence genomic interval CCGATTGCAGCAGGGCCACAGATGCTCTTTGAGGGAGAGTGAGCCTCCTCTGTGATGTTCCCTGGGGTCTCCCTCTTTAGTGCAAGCCCACTTTTCAGCCATCATATCCAAAGCTTGCCCCTCCTCACATGGTGTAGGCTGGCTGCCTCGGGAGGGATGCCCAATCTCTGTGCTGGCATCAACGTTCCCTCCTCACCATCCTGGTCTTTGTATTAAACCCAAATCCCTTTCTTCAAGGCAGTTTTATTTCTGGAAACTTGTTGCCCCTTCCAGCCCCTCAGCCTTGGCCAGAGGTGTGCTGGTGTACCCTGTGGACCTCCCTGGTGTCACACCTTTGGGAGGAGCTGTGGGGCTTTGGTCCCTTTGCTCCAGAAAGGATGGGATCCGCTTCTGCAAATCCATCTACTTTTTCTGCAGTCATCAGCTTCCAGTGTGTCGGGAAAGTGTCGTCTTGGTAGGATCGAAAATTTCACCCTCTGTTtcctcagggaggtggctgtgctCAGGGCCCATATTTGTACAATGAAGAGGGCCCACTGAAGTGTCACATGGTGTACAAGGCCAGCTTCTCtggcttaaaaaaatcacaaaaaatcaTGGAACTTTACTCCTCCTCctttcagataaggaaaccaggGCCCAGCGACCACAATTTAGCCAAAGCCACACACCGCTGACCTTTTCACATCTGCGCATCCCCTTGTGGATGTGGTGGATGCCAGGCTGGGGGCTGCTCTGAGCGCCGGTGGGTCGGGCCAGGCCAATCCCTCTTTCCTCATCCTGAATCCACAGTCAGTGTCATTCAAGCTGGTTCAGGCAGAGTCCAGGCGGTGCTGACCAACAAAGCCACAGTGAAGAAGGAGTGGCTGTGCGATGTGGCTGGGAGACACCGCTACCGGGTCAACAACAAGCACGATGACAAATACAGGCCGTTGCCTCCCAGCAAAATCATCCAGCGGGCAGAGAAGCTGCTGGGCAAGGAGGTTCCCTACAAGCTGACCAGCAAGAACTATGATGACCTCATCATCAATCTGCGCTACGAGATCCCCCACAGACACCCGGTGAGTCCTCAGGGTGTCCCCATCCCTGGGAACCACACCATTTCCTCACCTGAGCAGGGCATCagtgtgggctgggctggggtggagacAGGGGCACAAACAAGACAGAATAGCAGGGACAGAACCCTGCCCTCCGGGACGGCACAgtcggggtggggatgggggtggggagacgggCACCGCAGGCCAGTGCGGTCAGGGGACAATAGCCGAGGGCGTGAGCACAGCCATCACTGTCAGCCTGGTTGTCTGGCCCTCCCTGACCCTGACATGGACCCTTCCCACAGCCCCAGAGGCAGGTTTTATTATCCCACTCTacaggtagggaaactgaggctcagagcactTGAGGATGGCCATTCATTTCATCAAACAAATCTGTGTTGTCTCTTTTCCCGAGAGTGGTCTCCATCTGTGCTGATAGGTGGCAGAGGTGCGATTTGAAGCCCAGGTCTCCCTGACACGGCTTTTCCTGCTTGTAGAAAGCACTGTGCTCAGCCTCACTGTAACCCAAGGGACAGTCCCGGGGGCCCCAGGGGAGGCAGTTTTGCTCATTTACTTACTTGATTTTGGCCATGGGCCTTGTCTTTGTTGAATCTCTTTTTCTCCTGGGAAACTAACTTCCTTCCCATGTTCTctcactcctcccctccctttctggCCCTTCCCCCACATGCCCTCCTTTTTGGGGGGAACATTGTTCCAAAATGTTCTTAGATGCCTGTGGATGCTAaagagtatgttttttttttttttcctttcggtGAAGGGTGAGCTTAAGACGGGTCAGGTAGttggttttcattgcttttttattttatgaaatgtggTCTCTTCTTCCTTGGTCAGTGTGGTGGTCAAGAGCGTGGGCTcttggagtcaggcagcactGGCCTACATCTGGGCTCTatctttttccagctttatgaCCTTGGGGGATGAATTCAAGTTCTCTAAAACTTGGTAAAGTTCAAG includes:
- the LOC130849730 gene encoding phospholipase A and acyltransferase 3-like isoform X2, coding for MAPPEPQPGDLIEIFRPSYCHWAIYVGDGCVIHLAPQTGSGRVQAVLTNKATVKKEWLCDVAGRHRYRVNNKHDDKYRPLPPSKIIQRAEKLLGKEVPYKLTSKNYDDLIINLRYEIPHRHPVRNVINTAFFGGAMFLGASMGGVVGLGMILGGVAGLATTLVRSLR
- the LOC130849730 gene encoding phospholipase A and acyltransferase 3-like isoform X1, with the protein product MAPPEPQPGDLIEIFRPSYCHWAIYVGDGCVIHLAPQISVIQAGSGRVQAVLTNKATVKKEWLCDVAGRHRYRVNNKHDDKYRPLPPSKIIQRAEKLLGKEVPYKLTSKNYDDLIINLRYEIPHRHPVRNVINTAFFGGAMFLGASMGGVVGLGMILGGVAGLATTLVRSLR